Part of the Pseudomonas sp. ADAK13 genome is shown below.
CTGCACCCCTTCCGCCTCGGCCTCCAGGGCGACGCTGCCAATCACGCTGTCGAGCCAGCTGTGGGCCTCGATGCTTTCCCGGGTGATCTGCGTGGCGCCACGCTCCAGGCTGGCGTAGGTCAACAGCTCCGAGACCATTTCTTCCAGCTCGCCGAGGTCGGCGTACATGTCCTCGATCAGCGCGCGGCTTTGCCGTGGGTCGGCCTGTTGCTTGAGCTGGTCCAGTTCAAACGACAACCGCGCGATCGGCGTGCGCAGCTCGTGGGAGACCGCGTTGGTCAACTCGCGCTGATTGGCGATCAGGCTTTCGATGCGCTCGGCCATTTGGTTGAAGTGCCCCGCCAGCTCGCGCACCGTGGAGCGGCGCGGCAGCAGGATGCGTGAGCCGAGGTCGTTGTCGCCGAAACGTTGCGCCGCCAGGCGGATGTGCTCCAGGTCGCGCCAATGGGGCCGAACCCAGAAATACAAAACAATCGCCAGGCACAGTCCGAGGAAACCGTACGCCCACATGTACAGCCACTTGGGTTCTTCCGGCAGTTTGATTTCGAGCATTTGCGGGCCGCCATCGATATCCACCAGGAACTCCATGAAGTCCCCCCGCACCAACAACTGCCCGGCGGCCAGCAACTGTTTCTCACGCTCGGTCATCGCCAGTTGGTCACGCTGTACCAGCGCCAGGCGCAGCCCATAGTGCGGTTGCAGTTCGGCCAGGCGTGCGGCCCGGGCGTCCCCTTTCACCGGGCGCAATTGCTCCACCAGCCCATACGCCGGGCCGCGCAGGGCCTCGCGGTTGTAGGTTTCGTTGGCCTCCGGCAGCAACTCGTCGAAGGTGTAGTTCACCAGCCAGATTGCCCCGGCCAGGCCGATGGCCAGGATGATATACAGACGCAGAAACAGCCGTAACATCTAGACCTCCCACGCAAACGGATTGAACAGGTAGCCCTTGCCCCAGATGGTCTTGATGCACACCGGCTCCCGGGGGTTGTCGTTGAGCTTGCCGCGCAGCTTGCTGATGTACACATCGACGCTGCGGTTGAGCCCGTCGAAGGCGATCCCGCGCATGCGGTTGAGAATGTCATCGCGGGAGAGGATTTTCCCGGCAGAGCTTGCCAGCAACCACAGCAATTCGAATTCCATGGTGGTGAGGTCGATCTTCTCGCCGCCCAGGCTGACTACACGGCAACTGCGGTCGATGGCCAGCCGGCCGAACTCAAGGGAGCCGCGCACGGTGGGTTCCGGGGTCTGGCGGCGTTGCAGGGCACGCAGGCGGGCCAGCAGCACCGGCGGTTTGATCGGTTTGATCACGTAGTCGTCGGCGCCGGACTCCAGGCCGAGGATATGGTCCAGGTCGTCTTCCTTGGCGGTAAGGATCACGATAGGCGTGTCGGACACGTTACGAATTTCGCGGCACACATGCAGGCCGCTCTGGCCCGGCAGCATCAGGTCGAGCACGACGATCTTGGGCTTGAATTCCAGGAAAGCCGCCAGGGCCAGGTCGCCCCGGTGCACCGCCAACACCTCGAAGCCATGCTGGGACAGGAAATGGGCAATCAGCCCTGCCAGCTTCTGATCGTCCTCCACGAGCAAGACCTTGCCGAGACCCAAGTTATCCATAAATTTCCAGTGCACGCGCGGATTGAAGTGTGCGCATTATAGGTGGCAAGCTGACCAACTAAAGCAGCTGGCCATCACTGGCCGACGAAGCTTCATGCTTTTAAGAGTTTTTAACAAATAGCCTGCAATCTTTAACGCCATCACAGGGAGTTGTATGCGCAAGGATTACCTGGCGTTCTTCATGTCGTTGTTCCTGTCCCGCCTCGCTGACCAGATTCTGTTGTTCATCGTGCCGTTGATCGTGTTCCAGACTACCAACAGCGTGTCCTGGGCCGGCCTCGCGTTTTTCGTCGAGTCTTTGCCGCGCTACCTGTCGTTCCCGGTGTGCGGGGCGTTGTGCGACAAGTATCCCGCCGTGCGCATCCTGCATATCAGTCAGGTATACCGGGCACTGGCCTGTGTGGCGGCGGTGCTGCTGTACGGAATGTTCGACGGGATTTACTGGATTGTCATCCTTTCGGCCCTGTGCGGCGTGTTGACCACCCAGGGCATCATGGCCCGGGAAGTGTTGCTGCCGCATATCTTCAAGCATTACAGCTATGCCAAGACCTTGTCCTATTCGCAGATTGCCGACCAGACCGGGCTGGTGCTGGGCCCCCTGGTGGCGGCGCTGATGCTGGAGGTGTGGGCGTGGCACTGGGTGGTCATGGGGATTGCCGGGTTGTTCCTGCTGGCAGACCTGGCCATGGGCATCTGGCAACGCAACACCACCGTCAATCTGGAGACTTTCGAGCAACACAATGACATCTGGCTGCAACCGCTGCGTATTGCCTTCGGGCATATCCGCGACCTGCCGGAGCTGAAAAAGATCATTGCCCTGGCGGTGGGCGTGAACCTGATCATCGGCGTGACCCTGGCCACTTCGGCGGCCATGGTCATCGGCCAATACGCCGCCGGCAAAGACACCTACGCCGGATTGCAGGCGGCGGGCGCGGTGGTGACCATTGTCATTCTGTTCTACCTGGCGCGTGCGTCGCTGCCGCTGAAGGTACTGGGCGGTTTGTCGTATTCGATGATTGCCGTGGGGGCGCTGATCACCGCCATCAGCCCCAACGTATGGGCGTATACCCTGGGCTTCCTGCTGGTGACCGGTTTCGACAAGATGTTCAACGTGTACATCCGCAGCACCCGCCAACGGGTGATCCCGGTCCGGGACTTTGGCAAGACGGTGGGCGTATTGACCTTGCTCAACAACCTCTCGCAGCCAGTGGCCGGGTTGTTGATTGCGCTGCTGGCGGCGCCGCTGGGGACGCAGACGGTGATCCTGCTGCTGGCCGGGATCACCGCATTGATCGGTGCAGCGGTTGCGTCAGGCTGGCACGCCACTGTGAAAGCGGAACTCGACGTCCGTTGATTCGATCAGCTCCTGCTCGGCAGCGCGCACCCGGTCGATGACCTGGGCAATGTCCTTGGCATCGCCGTACTGGTAAGCCAGTTTCAGGTAACCCTGGAAATGCCGGGCCTCGCTTTTCAGCAGGCCGAAGTAAAACTTGCCGAGTTCTTCGTCCAAATGCGGCACCAGTGCTTCGAAACGCTCGCAACTGCGAGCTTCGATAAACGCACCGACCACCAGGGTGTCCACCAGTTTGACCGGTTCATGGCTGCGCACCACTTTGCGCAAACCTGACGCGTAGCGGCCGGCAGACAATTGGCGCAGCTCGATCTTGCGCTTCTTCATCAGGCGCATGACTTGCTCATGGTGCACCAGTTCTTCACGGGCCAGGCGCGACATCAGGTTGATCAGGTCGACATGGGAATGGTACTTGGCGATCAGGCTCAAGGCGGTGCTGGCGGCCTTGAATTCACAGTTCTTGTGGTCGATCAGCAAGGTTTCCTGGTCGGCCAACGCGGCCTGGACCCAGCCGTCGGGGGTGCGGCAACCGAGGAATTCGTGGATTTCTGGCAGGTTCATCGGGCTCACGGGCAAAGAATCACAAAAAGGGCCGCGATTATACCGACCACACCGCAGACCGCCAGCCACCGGGCTTGATGTGCATCAACATGACGTGTGCCGGGCAGCAACTATAGTTGTTCCACGCCCACCTTTTTTGGAGAACCCGATCAT
Proteins encoded:
- a CDS encoding ATP-binding protein; the protein is MLRLFLRLYIILAIGLAGAIWLVNYTFDELLPEANETYNREALRGPAYGLVEQLRPVKGDARAARLAELQPHYGLRLALVQRDQLAMTEREKQLLAAGQLLVRGDFMEFLVDIDGGPQMLEIKLPEEPKWLYMWAYGFLGLCLAIVLYFWVRPHWRDLEHIRLAAQRFGDNDLGSRILLPRRSTVRELAGHFNQMAERIESLIANQRELTNAVSHELRTPIARLSFELDQLKQQADPRQSRALIEDMYADLGELEEMVSELLTYASLERGATQITRESIEAHSWLDSVIGSVALEAEAEGVQLLLRTCEVDYIRIEPRFMARAVINLLRNAIRYADRRVEVSLVKFGAGYEVRVNDDGPGVPVEGRAKIFEPFLRLDASRDRRTGGFGLGLALVQRVCQWHGGQVEVLDSEWGGASFRMTWAYVE
- a CDS encoding MFS transporter, which produces MRKDYLAFFMSLFLSRLADQILLFIVPLIVFQTTNSVSWAGLAFFVESLPRYLSFPVCGALCDKYPAVRILHISQVYRALACVAAVLLYGMFDGIYWIVILSALCGVLTTQGIMAREVLLPHIFKHYSYAKTLSYSQIADQTGLVLGPLVAALMLEVWAWHWVVMGIAGLFLLADLAMGIWQRNTTVNLETFEQHNDIWLQPLRIAFGHIRDLPELKKIIALAVGVNLIIGVTLATSAAMVIGQYAAGKDTYAGLQAAGAVVTIVILFYLARASLPLKVLGGLSYSMIAVGALITAISPNVWAYTLGFLLVTGFDKMFNVYIRSTRQRVIPVRDFGKTVGVLTLLNNLSQPVAGLLIALLAAPLGTQTVILLLAGITALIGAAVASGWHATVKAELDVR
- a CDS encoding tRNA-(ms[2]io[6]A)-hydroxylase — translated: MNLPEIHEFLGCRTPDGWVQAALADQETLLIDHKNCEFKAASTALSLIAKYHSHVDLINLMSRLAREELVHHEQVMRLMKKRKIELRQLSAGRYASGLRKVVRSHEPVKLVDTLVVGAFIEARSCERFEALVPHLDEELGKFYFGLLKSEARHFQGYLKLAYQYGDAKDIAQVIDRVRAAEQELIESTDVEFRFHSGVPA
- a CDS encoding winged helix-turn-helix domain-containing protein, coding for MDNLGLGKVLLVEDDQKLAGLIAHFLSQHGFEVLAVHRGDLALAAFLEFKPKIVVLDLMLPGQSGLHVCREIRNVSDTPIVILTAKEDDLDHILGLESGADDYVIKPIKPPVLLARLRALQRRQTPEPTVRGSLEFGRLAIDRSCRVVSLGGEKIDLTTMEFELLWLLASSAGKILSRDDILNRMRGIAFDGLNRSVDVYISKLRGKLNDNPREPVCIKTIWGKGYLFNPFAWEV